From the genome of Lutzomyia longipalpis isolate SR_M1_2022 chromosome 2, ASM2433408v1, one region includes:
- the LOC129788570 gene encoding uncharacterized protein LOC129788570, producing the protein MRRSAILAIWMLVSGILCALLQPVSARVAGKIGYNNNYYSGRSYSGINEEIIYVSIGMGVTIAVLISLALCYIMREKCQKRREYYITA; encoded by the exons ATGCGACGTTCAGCAATATTAGCAATTTGGATGCTTGTCAGCGGTATCCTCTGTGCACTCCTACAGCCCGTGAGTGCGAGAGTCGCTGGGAAAATTGGATACAACAATAATTACTACAGTG gACGCTCGTACAGTGGGATCAATGAAGAAATTATCTACGTGTCCATTGGAATGGGAGTCACAATTGCTGTACTCATCAG CTTAGCCCTGTGCTACATAATGCGGGAAAAATGCCAGAAAAGACGGGAGTACTACATAACAGCATAA